The stretch of DNA GCAGCTGCCACTGCCCACCTCCCAGTAAGGGCTGGTCTTCTTACTGGTCTGTGAACTCAGTGACCATGGATCCAGACACACTGTAGATAGGCGCTTAGAATTCAGAGTTACTGCCTAGAGTCCAAGAGCTAAATGGGAGCACCCAGGAGGCTGAGTCCAAGGGCCCAAGACGGAGGGCACACAGCAGGTGACATGAGGCTTACTCAGCTGCCCCTCCTCCTGCTCACACTTTCCAAACACCCTGGCCACgtgccttcccaggacagacacCAGCACAAGGGCCCTGGCAGTTGGGTTTCTGGGCAAGGAGCATATGACCTCCAGGTTCTGTGAAGGTTCCTTCCCTCTGGGCACAATGGTCCAGACCATGTACTGCCCTGCCTTCTCCCCTGGGGACTGGTGCTCAGAAACCAGCTACCCACTGGGCAGAAGGCATTACAGGGACACAGGGCAGTGACTCCAGGTGCGGGGGGAGGTCGAGAATAGACTGGAAGGAGCCCATGCTCACAGGACATGTAGCCTACAGCGGTTGCCATCCAAAAGCTGCTCAAAACCCTAGGGCTGGGTTccttgcccccaccccacaccaggCCACCAGCCAACGGGGGCTGTGGTGGAGCAGAGGTGCCCCAAGGATGTCCCAAGGGCTGACTTCTCTAGATGGGGAGACCCTTGGACACCCGTGGACACATGTCCTGATGTCAGACACTGGCCTTGACAAGGAGCTGGAAGAAGGGGACTGAGGCCACCAGTCACAGCAGCCTTGGCAAAGCCCTCTTTGCACAGCTAGCACCTACTCAGGGACAGCCTTCCAGAGGGAGGAAGCATGGGAGTGCCTGCCAGCCATGTCCATCCAGGGTCCCAGCAACCACCCTGAAGAGGGGGCCTCCCGGCCTCtctaccccaccaggctcttccaacCCAAGCCCACTCCTCCCACCCTGGCTCCTCCGGCTGATCCCTGGCTCCTTCTTCTCCAGGGGTGTGACTCAGGGCCTCTCGGCATCGCATTGGGATGTTTATTCATGAGTTTTCATACTGGCGCACACCGAGGCTGCCTCAGCACCAAGAAAACAAGCAACTGGAGCCTCCGGCCAGGCTTAGGTGGTTtaatgagttttatttatttgataaaagTGTCAACGTtgtgatgggagaaaataaacgCAGTTCCAGTCCTCATTTCAACCCTGTCAGAGCCCAGAGGAGACTGTCTCCGTGGAAGAGACAGCCACCCAGAGCCACTGTGGGGGTGAGGCCGTCTCAGGGTGAGGGCAGGGGCATCGGGCAGCATGGATGGCCTCACTCCTTGAACTTCCACTCCTGGCGGCACATGGGGCAGTGCTGCTGCACCTGCTGCGCGTTCAGCCACTTGAGGATGCAGTGCATGTGGAAGCAGTGTGAGCACTGGCCCCACACCAGCGGGCAGTCGTCACCCGGCACCTTGCCTGTGGGAGGGACGAGAGGACCTGTGAGTCACCCAGAGCACAGGACAAGTCCGACGGGGGAAGCATGCCCACGGTGGCCTCAGGGCTCAGAGAGGACAGGAACCTGGAAGGAAACCACAGGCTCAGCTGAGCAGCCACCTCTATATGAACCTCTGCAAAGACCACCCAGGCTGCTCCCACCTCCACGCGGGAgctcagcagcagcaagagctctGGCCGGGCCTGAACCCCCGTCCACTGGCCTCCCAGGGCCTGGGCCCATCTGCAGACACACCGCAGCTCTGCCATTTGGCATCCGTGATGCCAAGAAGGTTACATCAGTGTGTCAGGGCGCCTGCACAGGTGACCTGCCTCCGAGCGGCAAACCATTCTCTTGATCAAGGTGAGGTGAGCCGGAGCCTTAGAAACTAGATGTTGTTATCGCCAGGCAGTAGGGACCCAGTTCAGTACCAGGAAGCAGGTCGGGGACACAGGGGCTTATGGCCCAGCCCATCGGCCACTGGGAGTGACGTGGCACTGCCTCCCGTTTCCTCCCCATTTCTATCCTACCTGAGGTCCAGAGAACCTGGTGCTGGCCCTCCAGCCCACACACCTGCATGTGCTACCACTGTGAAGAGGGCCTGGCATCAACAGAAACAAGTCCCTGGCTTTTAAGAATCTACAAAACCCCATCACATAGCTGGTGCCAGCAGAGCACAATGTCCTCCCCCAGCCACGAGCAGGTAAGGTCCCCATGAGCAGGGGGAGCTGCAGCTTGCTGCCACCACCCTCTAGGGGGGCCATTCCCCCAAACCATTGCCACAGGGCCCCTCATGCCTATTAAGCGTGAACCAAATCCAGAAGTCACTAGGGCACACAGTGCAGCAGCCAGATAAGCTGGGGTGAACAGGAGACATCTTGTCCACGAAGTAGTTCCTAAGTGCTGGCCTGGTCACATGTGGTCCTGGTCGTCTCTCTTGACACCAGACACAGGGACAGGTGACTGTACGATGTGTTAAACAGATAACACCATGGCGAAGCCACATGGCAGTGCTCTCAAGACCTAATGGAGCACCTGGTCTGAGCTGCACAAGGGGCCGGAAACCTGACCTGAGCGCTTGTCCAAGCCTCACAGTGCTCCGAAGTCTCTATCATGCCCCCCGACATACCACCGACAGACGAGGCCACGTGACTCCCAAGGGCAGCTGCCATGGCCTGAAGGGAGCATGCCGGCCAGGAGGCTGGTGTGGGTGCCAGGTCTTAAATATCCTTCAGTGGCTGCTCAAAACCTGCACCTCCTTCCCAGTTCAGGAGCAGCCCTTGCCCCACAGTGGTACATTCACCCTATGGAGTCAGACAGATGGGCACTGCCATCTTCTTACTCTCTTGTTTGGGGCAgtgtttctcaattttttttttttt from Bos mutus isolate GX-2022 chromosome 19, NWIPB_WYAK_1.1, whole genome shotgun sequence encodes:
- the ANAPC11 gene encoding anaphase-promoting complex subunit 11, producing the protein MRVKIKCWNGVATWLWVANDENCGICRMAFNGCCPDCKVPGDDCPLVWGQCSHCFHMHCILKWLNAQQVQQHCPMCRQEWKFKE